The following is a genomic window from Bacillota bacterium.
CCGCCCGCAGCCGGTCCAGCACTTGCTCCGGCGTAATCGCCTCGTGGTCCGACGTGACGCCGTTGCGAACCAGCGCCTGCAATCGCTTCGGCGACGCTCCGGCGCCGTGGCCCTCCACCCGCTTCCCGCGCCGCCGCGCCGCCGCGATCTTCCTCAGCAAGTCCGGTTCGCCCGCGGCAACTTCCGGCCAACGCGTCAGCTCGCCCACCGCCACCACATCGTCCCGAGCCAAGAACTTTTCCACGCGTTCCAGGCTGAACAGCTCCGCTTCGTTTTCCACGAACGCGCGCGCCTGGGGTGCGAGGAACCAGCGGACCAGCACCGGCAGCGACCGGAAGTGGTCCAGGACGTCCGCACACTCGTCGTCCGGCAGCAAGGCCAGAAAGCCGTACGTGTCCGCGACCACGGTCGTCGTGCCCGTGGCGGCCATCTGTTCCAGCGTCCGCACGGGCTCCGCCAACAGCCCCAGATGCGCGTGCGGCTCCACGTATCCGGGCACGATGACCCGGTCCGTCGCGTCCAGCACTTCCCCTTCCACGCCGCCGCCCTCGCCCGGCGGCACTACCGCCGCGATGCGCCCGCCCTGAATGACGATGTCGGCCGGGTACACTTCCCCGGTAAACACGTTCAGCACCCGGCCGCCCTTGACGACCGCCGGCGCCGCGCCGTTCCGTGCCGCTGCAGCCAACGTCCATCCCCCCAACCGTTCGGCAGCCGCTTCACCTAGACAGGTCTTCCGCGGACGTGGCGGCACTCCTCTTGCGCCGGCGCCATTTCGGCGGCCTGGGGGGAAGGAAAGGAGACGATCTTTTTTGTGGGAGGGAAACGCGAAAATCTGAGAGAAAGTGCTGACCGTAACGTTTCGCTTTGAAGGACGGAGCCTTGCCAGACGGGACGAGGAGTGGTCTCATGCGACGCGTCATCGTCGTCTTGCTGCTGCTGGCCGTCATCTCCCTGCCCATCTTGTTTGTCCTGGGCGGGCGCGGCGTGTCGCTCATCGGCCAACGTGTCGCGTTGGTAGACGTGACGGGCGTCATCGCGGAGAATGCGGCCATCGGCGGCACGACGCCGCGCATGTTTACCAGCCTGCTGCGCCGGGCGGAGGAGGACCCCACGATCAAGGCCGTCGTCGTGCGCGTGAACAGCGGCGGCGGCAGCCCGGCCGCGGCGGAGGAGATGTATCAAGCCATCTTGCGCCTGCGGGAAGCCGGCAAGCCGGTGGTGGTCTCCATGGGCGACGTGGCCGCGTCGGCCGCATACTACCTGTCGGCCGCGGCGGACCGCATCGTGGCCAATCCCAGCAGCTTGACCGGCTCCATCGGCGTCATCTCGGAAAACTTCGTAATCGCGGAGTTGCTGGGCGACCTGGGCGTGACGGTGGAAACCGTCGTGAGCGGGCCGTTCAAGGACATACCCAGCAACTTCCGGC
Proteins encoded in this region:
- the sppA gene encoding signal peptide peptidase SppA, which produces MRRVIVVLLLLAVISLPILFVLGGRGVSLIGQRVALVDVTGVIAENAAIGGTTPRMFTSLLRRAEEDPTIKAVVVRVNSGGGSPAAAEEMYQAILRLREAGKPVVVSMGDVAASAAYYLSAAADRIVANPSSLTGSIGVISENFVIAELLGDLGVTVETVVSGPFKDIPSNFRPMTEDERAYWQQLINDVLETFIDAVARGRGLDEEYVRSLADGRLFTGRQAYELKLVDELGGLEDAILLAGRLAGIEGRPDVVPLQRPRPWTERLLQVAVPGAWEFSAAQLIQWLGIPPWGYQLR